A stretch of the Panthera uncia isolate 11264 chromosome E2 unlocalized genomic scaffold, Puncia_PCG_1.0 HiC_scaffold_20, whole genome shotgun sequence genome encodes the following:
- the HSDL1 gene encoding inactive hydroxysteroid dehydrogenase-like protein 1, with protein sequence MAAVDSFYLLYREIARSCNCYMEALALVGAWYTARKSITVVCDFYSLIRLHFIPRLVSRADLIKQYGRWAVVSGATDGIGRAYAEELASRGLNIILISRNQDKLQMLAKDIADTYNVETDIIVADFSSGREIYDPIREALKDRDIGILVNNVGVFYPYPQYFTQVSEDKLWDIINVNIAAASLMVHIVLPGMVERKKGAVVTISSGSCCKPTPQLAAFSASKAYLDHFSRALQYEYASKGIFVQSLIPFYVATNMTAPGSFLHKCPWLVPSPKVYAHHAVSTLGISKRTTGYWSHSIQFLFAQYMPEWLWVWGANVLNRSLRKEALSSKA encoded by the exons ATGGCTGCCGTTGACAGCTTCTACCTCTTGTATCGGGAGATCGCCAGGTCCTGCAATTGCTACATGGAAGCTCTGGCCTTGGTTGGAGCCTGGTATACAGCCCGGAAAAGCATCACCGTCGTCTGTGACTTTTACAGCCTGATCAGACTGCATTTCATCCCACGCCTGGTGAGCAGAGCAGATCTGATCAAGCAGTACGGAAGATGGGCAGTCGTGAGTG GTGCCACGGACGGGATCGGGAGAGCCTATGCAGAAGAGTTAGCGAGCCGTGGTCTCAATATCATCCTGATTAGTCGCAACCAAGACAAGTTGCAGATGCTGGCTAAAGACATCGCTGACACCTACAATGTGGAGACCGATATCATAGTGGCGGACTTCAGCAGCGGCCGGGAGATCTACGACCCGATTCGAGAAGCCTTGAAGGACAGAGACATCGGCATCTTGGTGAATAACGTGGGCGTGTTTTATCCCTACCCCCAGTATTTTACTCAGGTCTCCGAGGACAAACTCTGGGATATCATAAATGTAAACATTGCCGCGGCCAGTTTGATGGTCCACATAGTGTTACCAGGAatggtggagagaaagaagggcGCTGTTGTCACCATCTCTTCTGGCTCCTGCTGCAAGCCTACTCCCCAGCTGGCTGCGTTTTCTGCTTCTAAG GCTTATTTAGACCACTTCAGCAGAGCACTGCAGTACGAGTATGCTTCTAAAGGAATCTTCGTACAGAGTCTAATCCCGTTCTACGTGGCTACCAACATGACCGCACCCGGCAGCTTTCTGCACAAGTGCCCGTGGTTGGTGCCTTCGCCAAAAGTATACGCACACCATGCTGTTTCTACCCTTGGCATTTCGAAAAGGACCACAGGATACTGGTCCCATTCTATCCAG